In Symmachiella dynata, the following are encoded in one genomic region:
- a CDS encoding peptidoglycan D,D-transpeptidase FtsI family protein: protein MSEDRQHNAAHDPVRASWREWLLRSMLVSVWLVLAGRLVFLQMIQGPRLRHQVEKQWAAHEVLPARPGDITDRNGRLLATTVSVRSLFVVPARIEQRWQFAAQLADALGRDRDGVFQRISAHGDKQFLWMARRLTDEQAAVIRDLDLPRDCFGFRDEFLRVYPQGEIAAQVLGIRDIDGIGRGGLEEHLNEALRGRDGRRSVARDARGHVVEVSERITRPPQHGQTVRLTLDAVIQLHAQRALQKVMQDWKPKSACAIVLEPHTGGVLAMANCPTFDPNQLDNVPDEAWKNHAIASIYEPGSTFKPFIVATALEQGLIQPDEMFDCEHGEYRMGRRVLHDHHGYGELSVTDILVKSSNIGMAKIGERLTNPGIHATAVKFGFGRKTGIELPGELKGMLRPLRKWNSYSTGSVPMGQEIAVTPLQLISAMAGLANGGRQCTPHLVENQRSGIAGPATVIVSQTVDANVADWIVQGPMTEVVRRGTGRNAKSKDYTVFGKTGTAQKPDPQTGAYSNKLHVSSFICGAPAENPQALVLVVVDEPSVGPNHYGGTIAAPAAAQILKKTLEQLREREVELATQPRQYR from the coding sequence ATGTCTGAAGACCGACAACACAACGCCGCCCACGATCCTGTGCGTGCCAGTTGGCGGGAATGGCTGTTGCGCTCGATGCTTGTCAGCGTGTGGTTGGTGCTGGCTGGGCGGTTGGTCTTCTTGCAGATGATTCAAGGCCCGCGGCTCAGGCATCAAGTCGAAAAGCAATGGGCCGCGCACGAAGTCTTGCCGGCGCGACCGGGCGATATTACCGATCGCAACGGCCGGCTGTTGGCGACAACGGTCTCGGTGCGGAGCCTGTTTGTCGTTCCCGCGCGGATCGAGCAGCGTTGGCAATTCGCCGCCCAATTGGCCGATGCTCTAGGACGCGATCGTGACGGGGTGTTCCAGCGCATCTCCGCACACGGCGACAAGCAATTCCTTTGGATGGCGCGGCGATTGACCGATGAACAAGCCGCCGTCATTCGCGATTTGGACCTGCCCCGCGATTGCTTCGGATTTCGCGACGAATTCCTCCGCGTCTATCCCCAAGGCGAAATTGCCGCTCAAGTATTAGGAATACGTGACATCGACGGCATCGGTCGCGGCGGGTTGGAGGAGCACCTCAACGAGGCCCTGCGCGGCCGCGATGGCCGACGCTCCGTGGCGCGGGATGCGCGGGGCCATGTGGTCGAGGTCAGCGAACGCATTACCCGCCCGCCGCAGCACGGCCAAACCGTTCGGCTCACCTTAGATGCGGTCATTCAGCTGCATGCGCAACGAGCGCTGCAAAAAGTCATGCAGGACTGGAAACCAAAGTCCGCTTGCGCCATCGTCCTCGAACCCCATACCGGCGGCGTGTTGGCAATGGCCAATTGCCCCACGTTTGACCCCAATCAACTCGACAACGTTCCCGATGAGGCTTGGAAAAATCATGCGATTGCATCGATCTATGAACCGGGATCGACGTTCAAACCATTCATCGTCGCCACCGCGCTTGAGCAGGGATTGATTCAGCCCGACGAAATGTTTGATTGCGAACATGGCGAATACCGCATGGGACGTCGGGTTCTGCACGATCACCATGGCTATGGCGAGTTGAGCGTGACGGACATTCTGGTGAAGTCCAGCAATATCGGCATGGCCAAAATCGGTGAGCGGCTGACAAATCCGGGAATCCATGCCACCGCTGTGAAATTCGGATTCGGCCGCAAGACCGGCATTGAACTGCCCGGCGAACTGAAAGGGATGTTGCGTCCGTTGCGAAAGTGGAACAGCTACTCGACCGGTTCCGTTCCCATGGGGCAGGAGATCGCCGTCACACCGTTGCAGCTCATCTCAGCCATGGCGGGATTGGCCAATGGCGGACGGCAATGCACACCGCACTTGGTGGAAAATCAGCGATCAGGAATCGCGGGGCCGGCAACTGTGATCGTCTCGCAAACGGTCGATGCCAATGTTGCGGATTGGATCGTGCAAGGTCCCATGACCGAGGTGGTGCGACGCGGCACAGGCCGAAACGCAAAGTCGAAGGATTACACCGTCTTCGGAAAAACCGGCACCGCCCAAAAACCCGATCCGCAGACCGGTGCGTATTCCAACAAGTTGCACGTCAGTTCCTTCATCTGCGGCGCTCCTGCGGAGAACCCGCAAGCGCTGGTGTTGGTCGTCGTCGATGAGCCTTCCGTCGGTCCCAACCATTACGGCGGAACCATCGCCGCCCCCGCCGCAGCTCAAATCCTCAAAAAAACGCTCGAACAATTGCGCGAACGCGAAGTCGAATTGGCCACCCAACCCCGCCAGTATCGCTAG
- a CDS encoding flavin reductase family protein has product MADEKNSELAQVLGRIPSGVFILTCGDDNGNTTGMLASWVQQAAFEPPMISVVVKEGRYVNDWLGQTGQAVVNVISESQKQLLGHFGRGFEPDQPAFEGLEITTGETGLPILTDGLGYLEGEVVESLAAGDHRVYLLKVIAAGSGPRLADESPMIHIRKNGFNY; this is encoded by the coding sequence ATGGCAGACGAAAAAAACAGCGAACTGGCCCAGGTGTTGGGGAGAATTCCCAGCGGGGTCTTCATCCTCACTTGTGGCGACGACAACGGCAACACAACCGGCATGCTGGCCAGTTGGGTTCAACAGGCGGCCTTTGAGCCGCCCATGATTTCCGTCGTCGTCAAAGAGGGACGCTACGTGAATGATTGGTTGGGGCAAACCGGTCAAGCGGTCGTGAATGTGATCAGTGAATCGCAGAAACAATTGCTGGGCCATTTCGGTCGCGGTTTCGAACCGGATCAACCGGCGTTTGAAGGTTTGGAAATCACCACCGGCGAAACCGGATTGCCGATTTTGACCGACGGCCTGGGGTATCTGGAAGGCGAAGTCGTCGAGAGCCTTGCCGCTGGAGATCATCGCGTCTATCTGTTGAAGGTCATCGCCGCTGGCAGTGGTCCCCGCCTGGCGGATGAGTCGCCGATGATTCACATCCGCAAAAACGGTTTCAACTATTAA
- a CDS encoding FAD-binding oxidoreductase, with translation MTTTESSDEFTPATTDEARDFLAENAAGAGRAIFPVGGRTALHYGYASTQPGIAFSTLRLNRTIDYPARDMTITVEAGIRMDELTEILKAEGQRLPIDVPQSSRATLGGVLATNTSGPRRFGFGTLRDYLIGISSIDATGKTFSAGGRVVKNVAGYDLCKLMIGSLGTLAVITQATLKVIPQPEASRILWCAAADWQAVETALENLLTSATRPVALEVLNANAAHEIAAEARLDLPADGPVLCIGFEGATRETEWETETMTAELQTAGIRDVAVVADAEPLWFALTDFATSSDEPLTFQANLRPSRLVEFAELATSAGVSLAAHAGNGIVIGHLPDTVTTLDAAVKILSPLQTLAHEADGNLVIFDCDETWKQTIPVFGQSRQDRALMQRIKQQLDPRDILNPGRVFTKNAVSAAQ, from the coding sequence ATGACTACGACCGAGTCGTCCGACGAATTCACACCCGCGACAACCGATGAGGCCCGCGACTTTCTCGCAGAAAATGCCGCTGGGGCAGGGCGGGCGATTTTTCCGGTCGGTGGCCGGACAGCGCTGCATTACGGTTATGCCTCCACGCAACCCGGGATCGCCTTTTCCACATTGCGGTTGAATCGCACCATCGATTACCCAGCGCGGGACATGACAATCACCGTCGAAGCCGGGATTCGGATGGACGAGCTGACCGAGATTCTCAAAGCCGAAGGGCAGCGATTGCCGATCGACGTGCCGCAATCCTCGCGCGCCACATTGGGAGGCGTCTTGGCCACCAACACCAGTGGGCCGCGACGATTCGGTTTTGGCACGCTGCGCGACTATCTGATCGGCATCTCATCGATTGACGCAACTGGCAAGACGTTCAGCGCCGGTGGACGCGTTGTCAAAAACGTGGCGGGTTACGATTTGTGTAAGTTGATGATCGGTTCGCTCGGGACCTTGGCGGTCATCACCCAAGCCACGCTAAAAGTGATCCCGCAACCGGAAGCGTCAAGAATACTGTGGTGTGCGGCTGCGGATTGGCAGGCCGTGGAAACCGCGCTCGAAAACCTGCTGACTTCTGCAACCCGACCGGTTGCCTTGGAGGTCCTCAACGCCAACGCTGCTCACGAAATTGCCGCCGAAGCCCGCTTGGACTTGCCGGCCGACGGACCGGTCTTATGCATCGGTTTCGAGGGAGCGACGCGCGAAACGGAATGGGAAACCGAAACCATGACGGCTGAGTTGCAGACAGCGGGGATTCGCGACGTGGCCGTCGTGGCCGATGCGGAACCGCTGTGGTTCGCACTGACCGATTTCGCCACCTCATCCGACGAACCGCTCACATTTCAAGCCAACTTGCGACCGTCGCGGCTGGTCGAGTTTGCTGAATTGGCAACCTCCGCTGGAGTCTCGCTCGCCGCGCATGCCGGCAATGGAATTGTGATAGGCCATCTTCCCGACACCGTGACCACGCTCGACGCGGCAGTAAAGATTTTGTCTCCACTACAGACGTTGGCGCATGAGGCAGATGGCAATCTGGTGATTTTTGATTGCGATGAAACGTGGAAACAGACGATCCCGGTGTTCGGCCAATCACGGCAAGATCGGGCGTTGATGCAGCGGATCAAACAGCAACTCGACCCGCGGGATATCCTAAATCCCGGGCGAGTGTTTACAAAAAACGCAGTGTCCGCCGCCCAATGA
- a CDS encoding FAD-binding oxidoreductase translates to MPETATISTIPAEALEALRRIVGESSVLSAHEQVLVYECDGFVIEKNTPDCVVFPETTEHVVAIVKLCNEYKIPFVPRGAGTSLAGGCLPVGGGVMIALTRMRGIHDVNLRDHYAVVGPGTVNVHLTQHLKGTGFHYAPDPSSQGACTIGGNVATNSGGPHTLKYGVTVNHVLGAEVVLPDGEVVQFGGYTEDNPGFDLTGLFVGSEGTFGVCTKVIVRLTRDPVAYRTMLGVFETVEDATQAISGIIGAGIVPAALELMDQGIIEAVEPAFHFGFPLDAGAVLLIEVDGLEVAVDGEAEQIVALCEQNNAREVRKADSPQQRDLLWKCRKKAFGAIGRLSPSYCTQDGVVPRTKLPEILKFITEASARHDIRIVNVFHAGDGNIHPILLFDERDAEQIKRVLLASDEILNRCIELGGSVTGEHGIGVEKINFMNKLFTEADLETMESVRLAFNPTGLCSPQKMLPTAGACGMEHIEKSHPARRAAL, encoded by the coding sequence ATGCCTGAAACAGCAACGATATCGACAATCCCCGCCGAAGCTCTAGAGGCCCTGCGTCGCATCGTGGGAGAATCCAGTGTGCTCAGCGCCCACGAGCAAGTGCTGGTCTACGAGTGCGACGGGTTTGTGATTGAGAAAAACACACCCGACTGCGTTGTCTTTCCCGAGACGACAGAGCACGTGGTCGCCATTGTAAAACTGTGCAACGAATACAAGATTCCCTTCGTCCCGCGTGGTGCGGGAACCAGTCTCGCCGGCGGCTGCCTCCCCGTGGGCGGCGGCGTGATGATTGCTTTAACGCGGATGCGGGGAATCCATGACGTCAATTTGCGGGATCATTACGCAGTAGTCGGTCCCGGCACAGTGAATGTGCATTTGACGCAGCACCTCAAGGGAACCGGATTTCATTATGCCCCCGATCCGTCCAGCCAAGGGGCATGTACGATTGGCGGCAATGTCGCCACCAATTCCGGCGGCCCGCACACTTTGAAATATGGGGTGACAGTCAATCACGTCCTCGGCGCCGAAGTGGTCTTGCCCGATGGTGAGGTGGTGCAATTCGGCGGATATACCGAAGACAATCCCGGCTTCGACTTAACCGGCCTGTTCGTCGGCAGCGAAGGAACATTCGGCGTCTGTACCAAAGTCATCGTACGGCTCACCCGCGATCCGGTCGCCTATCGCACGATGTTGGGGGTCTTCGAAACCGTTGAAGATGCGACGCAAGCAATCAGCGGCATCATCGGGGCGGGTATTGTGCCGGCGGCGTTGGAATTGATGGACCAGGGAATCATCGAAGCGGTCGAACCCGCATTTCATTTTGGATTTCCACTCGACGCCGGAGCAGTTCTGCTGATCGAAGTCGACGGTTTAGAAGTCGCTGTTGATGGTGAAGCGGAGCAGATTGTCGCGTTGTGCGAACAAAACAACGCCCGCGAAGTCCGTAAAGCCGATTCGCCGCAGCAACGCGATTTGTTGTGGAAGTGCCGCAAAAAAGCGTTTGGCGCAATCGGCCGGCTCAGCCCCAGTTACTGCACGCAAGATGGTGTGGTGCCGCGGACGAAACTGCCGGAGATTTTAAAGTTCATCACCGAAGCAAGTGCCCGTCACGACATTCGTATCGTCAACGTGTTTCACGCGGGCGATGGCAACATCCATCCCATTTTGCTCTTCGACGAACGCGATGCTGAGCAAATCAAACGCGTGCTGTTGGCCAGTGACGAAATCCTCAATCGCTGTATCGAACTGGGCGGCAGTGTGACGGGCGAGCATGGAATCGGTGTCGAGAAGATCAACTTCATGAACAAACTCTTCACCGAAGCGGATTTGGAAACCATGGAATCCGTGCGTCTCGCCTTCAATCCCACGGGATTGTGCAGCCCACAAAAAATGCTTCCCACGGCCGGTGCCTGTGGGATGGAACACATCGAAAAATCGCATCCCGCCCGTCGGGCCGCTCTTTAA
- a CDS encoding LysM peptidoglycan-binding domain-containing protein: MTDDNQRQDADERPDEDMDFEMDDDQSTSAAADWGLKKPKSGIGKEIKIGGAILLLICGIFCYVLYKKSTDGIPEVAVEGKQKTDEETPPVAKGSGIVQASRTIPPEETSQDPANTVAGAPGEFPASNSRPAARQPAAYAANPPAQNHQQPPEDDYDLMAEADALADERNASTGLLENDEWETDPAAGQLSDNADLAAETYNEFPPAQDFPPSQTEEFPEPSADEITSLDDTTNPYEVTGNDSEITSFDDDSSTFADPVAEQFTQDETQLDEFSSQEFAESTEFSGDQEFANEQEFAETSEFSDTQQFVDEPAMGNQEPLVGELEESTEEFGELAEPQVAEMNDYRTPVNEELGGQLEEMTETDFGEPQQADPRAGEFQNVTQHTGQASSTTMVQRTDESPLEPEQSFDNPAPVQDRVNGYHAVGSYQNEIESTNRAAAPDQFTVEESEFDESGYVGSTDEAPPIPQDNQTYGFDQRQQVEETFDTPVSNNNPSYVVESNDSFWSIARQTYGDPKYFQALAKYNERTIPNPKAMRPGIEIATPTAAELEQLYPELLGKVEQASQHVPAVETPIASGDFLEDEEFRGRVGYGTGETISRAAANASGYSIARDGRPQYRVSSGDNLGTIARRHLGKASRWEEIYRLNQDRLADPNRLKIGTVLRLPEDARQEAVVNRPTFSR; the protein is encoded by the coding sequence ATGACGGATGACAATCAACGGCAGGATGCCGACGAACGCCCCGATGAAGATATGGATTTTGAAATGGACGACGATCAGTCGACCAGTGCGGCGGCCGATTGGGGTTTAAAAAAGCCCAAATCCGGCATCGGCAAGGAAATCAAAATCGGTGGAGCGATCTTACTACTGATTTGCGGAATCTTTTGCTACGTGCTGTATAAGAAATCCACAGATGGGATCCCTGAAGTCGCAGTTGAAGGCAAGCAAAAAACAGACGAGGAAACTCCGCCTGTTGCCAAGGGAAGCGGTATTGTCCAAGCGAGTCGTACGATTCCGCCCGAAGAGACATCCCAAGATCCTGCAAATACAGTCGCGGGTGCGCCTGGTGAATTTCCAGCAAGCAACTCTCGTCCCGCCGCACGGCAACCCGCTGCGTATGCCGCGAATCCTCCTGCGCAAAATCACCAGCAACCGCCCGAAGACGATTACGACCTGATGGCCGAAGCGGATGCACTGGCCGATGAGCGCAATGCCAGCACCGGCCTGCTGGAAAACGATGAATGGGAGACCGATCCGGCTGCGGGACAGTTGTCCGACAATGCGGACCTTGCCGCTGAGACCTATAACGAATTTCCGCCTGCCCAGGATTTTCCACCTTCTCAAACCGAAGAGTTTCCTGAACCGAGCGCAGACGAAATTACGAGCCTGGACGATACGACGAATCCATATGAAGTGACAGGCAACGACAGCGAAATCACCTCGTTCGACGATGATTCGTCAACCTTCGCCGATCCAGTCGCTGAGCAATTTACTCAGGATGAAACGCAGCTCGACGAGTTCTCGAGTCAAGAATTTGCAGAGAGCACGGAATTCTCCGGCGATCAAGAATTCGCCAACGAACAAGAATTTGCCGAAACTTCAGAATTCTCCGACACGCAACAGTTCGTGGATGAACCGGCTATGGGAAATCAGGAACCGCTTGTCGGCGAACTCGAAGAGAGTACCGAGGAATTTGGTGAGTTGGCTGAGCCTCAGGTCGCTGAGATGAACGATTACCGCACACCGGTGAATGAGGAATTGGGCGGTCAGCTTGAAGAAATGACCGAGACCGATTTCGGTGAGCCACAGCAAGCCGATCCCCGTGCCGGTGAATTTCAGAATGTGACGCAACACACCGGACAGGCAAGTAGCACGACGATGGTGCAGCGGACCGATGAATCGCCGTTGGAACCGGAACAGTCGTTTGATAATCCGGCACCGGTCCAAGACCGCGTGAACGGGTACCATGCTGTCGGCAGTTACCAAAACGAAATCGAAAGCACCAACCGCGCCGCCGCTCCCGATCAATTCACGGTCGAAGAATCCGAGTTTGATGAATCGGGATACGTCGGATCGACCGATGAGGCGCCCCCCATTCCACAGGACAACCAGACCTATGGTTTCGACCAACGGCAACAAGTCGAGGAAACTTTTGACACACCGGTTTCCAACAATAATCCAAGCTACGTCGTTGAATCGAACGACAGTTTTTGGTCGATCGCTCGGCAGACCTATGGCGATCCCAAATATTTTCAAGCATTGGCCAAATACAACGAACGAACGATTCCCAATCCCAAAGCCATGCGGCCCGGTATCGAAATAGCGACACCTACAGCCGCTGAGCTGGAACAGTTGTATCCCGAACTGCTCGGCAAGGTCGAACAGGCATCACAGCACGTGCCGGCGGTTGAGACCCCGATCGCCTCGGGCGACTTTTTGGAAGATGAGGAATTTCGCGGTCGCGTCGGTTACGGAACCGGCGAAACCATTTCTCGCGCAGCCGCCAATGCCTCGGGTTACTCGATCGCCAGAGACGGTCGTCCTCAGTATCGAGTCTCTTCGGGCGACAACCTCGGCACGATTGCACGACGGCATTTGGGGAAAGCTTCCCGTTGGGAAGAGATTTACCGGCTGAACCAGGACCGCCTCGCAGACCCAAATCGCCTCAAAATCGGCACAGTCTTGCGACTTCCCGAAGATGCCCGCCAGGAAGCGGTCGTCAATCGCCCCACATTCAGTCGATAA
- a CDS encoding MTH1187 family thiamine-binding protein, with protein sequence MVLLEFSMTPLGKGESVSPYVARSVEIISQSGLDYRLHAMGTVIEGEWDEVMAVVTKCYEAMSVDCDRVTCSVKIDARRGASGRLVSKVRSIEDKVAGDLKTSES encoded by the coding sequence GTGGTTTTATTAGAATTCAGCATGACGCCGTTGGGCAAAGGCGAAAGTGTGAGTCCCTATGTGGCGCGGTCTGTGGAAATCATTTCGCAGAGCGGTCTGGACTATCGCTTGCACGCCATGGGGACGGTCATCGAAGGCGAATGGGACGAAGTGATGGCCGTTGTGACCAAGTGTTACGAAGCCATGAGCGTCGACTGTGACCGCGTGACCTGTTCAGTCAAAATCGATGCCCGTCGCGGTGCCAGCGGTCGGTTGGTCTCCAAAGTCCGCAGCATCGAAGATAAAGTCGCCGGCGATCTCAAGACCTCCGAATCCTAA